A stretch of Deferribacter autotrophicus DNA encodes these proteins:
- a CDS encoding phage protein Gp27 family protein, translating to MPPRSKAKMYDLVQRIVYMYDTEKKGVREIESILRSEGFDISKSSIHRTIKSYAELAEEYKKTAEETKALIEELRKTPASYTMEAILTMLTNKIFQFVRSIENMEFDEPDKLVMAMNRLASSIEKIQRYREELESKVKKIEAEAEKRNIDKEFINILKNELYGIS from the coding sequence ATGCCACCTCGCAGTAAAGCTAAAATGTATGACCTTGTACAGCGTATTGTTTATATGTATGATACCGAGAAGAAGGGCGTGCGTGAAATTGAAAGCATTTTGAGAAGCGAAGGTTTTGATATTTCAAAATCTTCAATACACCGCACCATAAAAAGCTATGCTGAGCTTGCAGAAGAATATAAAAAAACCGCAGAAGAGACAAAAGCTTTGATTGAAGAACTTAGAAAAACTCCTGCCTCATACACAATGGAAGCTATTTTGACAATGCTGACAAATAAGATCTTCCAGTTTGTTAGAAGTATTGAAAATATGGAGTTTGATGAGCCAGATAAGCTGGTGATGGCAATGAACAGGCTCGCATCTTCAATTGAGAAAATTCAAAGATACAGAGAAGAGTTAGAATCTAAGGTAAAAAAGATTGAAGCTGAAGCTGAAAAGAGAAATATTGATAAAGAATTTATAAATATACTGAAGAATGAACTCTACGGGATTTCCTAA
- a CDS encoding phage portal protein, whose translation MGFLQDILNKISKKDAKRTSIEPISVYLPKTSSVESKLIQPRFPYEYLLDLERLIMTNPDLAHAHQVFLDLANTDIKIKADDKVREAVLSFFDELQIKKLKTQLFNQIILYGAISVEWIIKEDLSGIRDVKRVPVWTIRFVYNEEEDKFEPYQHLPPKQPIKLNEYTYQYIPLLTLDGSPYGIPPFISVFTISGIQDELFDEIANMAAKTGMIGFVDIEVKPPQKVAGETDTEYYKRIRRWLSEEAAAIQEMIQKGLVLHTDASKVNFKEIPSSSIGKDITELIEQWVVSSAKMQPSLLGRTTGSTETWAYIAYEQFVRQLRNIQQAVEECLSYGVKLHLLLNGISDDVEIEFTKPPVLSPEKDANAQKLRAEKLKALVEAEIITKDEARRELGLDPDEVSVE comes from the coding sequence ATGGGATTCTTACAGGATATTTTAAATAAAATCAGTAAAAAAGACGCAAAAAGAACATCTATTGAGCCAATTTCTGTATATTTGCCAAAAACAAGCAGCGTAGAATCAAAGCTTATACAACCACGATTTCCTTATGAATACCTTCTTGATTTAGAGCGTCTAATTATGACTAATCCTGATCTTGCACATGCGCATCAGGTATTTTTAGACCTTGCAAATACAGACATAAAAATAAAGGCTGACGATAAAGTCAGAGAGGCTGTTTTAAGCTTTTTTGATGAGTTGCAAATTAAAAAACTAAAAACGCAGCTGTTTAATCAAATAATCCTTTATGGTGCGATTTCGGTTGAATGGATTATTAAAGAGGATTTGTCAGGCATTAGAGATGTTAAAAGGGTGCCTGTCTGGACAATACGGTTTGTTTACAACGAAGAAGAAGATAAATTTGAGCCCTATCAACATTTACCGCCAAAACAACCAATAAAACTCAACGAGTATACTTACCAATATATTCCGCTACTTACTCTTGATGGCTCTCCTTATGGTATTCCACCTTTTATATCAGTTTTCACTATTTCAGGTATCCAAGATGAGCTTTTTGACGAAATAGCAAATATGGCGGCAAAAACAGGAATGATAGGGTTTGTGGATATTGAGGTCAAACCGCCACAAAAGGTGGCAGGTGAAACCGATACGGAATATTACAAAAGAATCAGAAGGTGGCTTTCTGAGGAAGCAGCAGCGATTCAGGAGATGATTCAAAAAGGGCTTGTGCTGCATACCGATGCGTCAAAGGTCAATTTTAAAGAGATCCCATCTTCAAGCATAGGCAAAGACATTACGGAGCTTATAGAGCAATGGGTGGTTTCAAGCGCAAAAATGCAACCCTCGCTTTTGGGTAGAACTACCGGCTCCACCGAGACCTGGGCATATATTGCTTATGAACAGTTTGTAAGACAGCTCAGGAATATTCAACAGGCAGTAGAAGAGTGTCTGAGTTATGGTGTAAAGTTACATTTGCTTTTAAATGGAATAAGTGATGATGTGGAAATCGAATTTACAAAACCACCAGTTCTTTCCCCGGAAAAGGATGCAAACGCTCAAAAATTGAGAGCAGAAAAGCTAAAAGCTCTGGTAGAGGCTGAAATTATAACAAAGGATGAGGCAAGGCGTGAACTTGGCCTTGACCCTGATGAGGTGAGCGTAGAGTGA
- a CDS encoding terminase large subunit domain-containing protein, with translation MNSTGFPKNGILLPYQKYAFEKLNAHKYSVLLWSRQTGKSFLISLWAVLRALELKNHTILIISPTERQSKNLIDKVKTHVQAFKIAGAQVNEKMFDDLKINQLEVVLPNGSRIIGLPANPDGVRGFSGDVILEEAAFFKDGRAVLQAIFPTITRKKEYKLIAISTPRGKNDIFYHLWNIAGEDPFYFRMKLTIFDAACQGLDVDIEALRRGCPDEDTWKTEYLCEFADENETLLSYELIQSCESDCKISDVRELKGDIFLGIDVGRRKDLTVISIVEMLGEILYLRHLEILKKVPFEEQFNIIDHYAHYARRLAIDETGIGMMLAEQLQKRWGEMKVLPVYFTQRTKEELASRLKSVFEDRKIRIFPERDLREDLHSIKKEITPSGNIKLSADSTDLGHADRFWALALAVKASGVDDNSVYVTPVFGNSKLSRGEKRWDSYRIF, from the coding sequence ATGAACTCTACGGGATTTCCTAAAAATGGCATTCTGTTGCCTTATCAAAAATATGCGTTTGAAAAGCTCAACGCTCACAAATACTCAGTATTGCTCTGGAGTAGGCAGACCGGCAAAAGTTTTCTCATCTCCTTATGGGCAGTTTTAAGAGCCCTTGAGCTCAAAAACCACACAATTTTAATAATTTCGCCTACCGAAAGACAGTCAAAAAACTTAATCGATAAGGTTAAAACACATGTCCAGGCTTTTAAAATTGCTGGCGCACAGGTTAATGAAAAGATGTTTGACGATTTGAAAATAAACCAGCTTGAGGTGGTGCTGCCTAATGGAAGCAGGATAATTGGCTTGCCTGCGAACCCTGATGGCGTGAGAGGTTTTTCTGGTGATGTTATTTTAGAAGAGGCTGCATTTTTTAAAGATGGTAGAGCTGTTCTTCAGGCTATATTCCCGACAATTACCAGGAAGAAAGAATATAAGCTGATTGCTATCTCAACACCTCGTGGCAAAAACGATATCTTTTATCATTTATGGAATATTGCAGGAGAAGATCCGTTTTATTTCAGGATGAAACTGACAATTTTTGATGCAGCCTGTCAGGGGCTTGATGTTGATATTGAGGCGCTCAGGCGCGGGTGTCCTGATGAGGATACCTGGAAGACGGAATATTTATGTGAATTTGCTGATGAAAATGAAACTTTGCTGAGCTATGAGCTGATACAGTCCTGCGAATCAGATTGCAAGATAAGTGATGTAAGAGAACTAAAAGGCGATATCTTTTTGGGTATAGATGTGGGAAGAAGAAAAGATTTAACTGTTATCAGTATCGTAGAGATGCTCGGTGAAATTCTATATTTGAGACATCTTGAAATCTTAAAGAAAGTACCATTTGAAGAACAGTTCAATATTATAGATCATTACGCCCACTATGCCAGAAGGCTGGCCATAGATGAAACCGGTATCGGCATGATGCTTGCTGAGCAGCTTCAAAAGAGATGGGGCGAGATGAAGGTGCTGCCGGTTTATTTTACCCAGCGAACAAAAGAAGAGCTTGCAAGCAGACTAAAATCTGTCTTTGAAGACAGGAAAATACGCATTTTCCCTGAAAGAGATTTGAGAGAAGATTTACATTCTATCAAAAAAGAAATTACCCCTTCTGGTAATATCAAATTAAGTGCTGACAGTACCGATCTGGGGCACGCAGACAGATTTTGGGCACTCGCATTAGCGGTAAAAGCAAGCGGTGTTGATGATAATAGTGTCTATGTAACGCCTGTTTTTGGTAACTCAAAACTTTCAAGAGGTGAAAAGAGATGGGATTCTTACAGGATATTTTAA